A section of the Kluyveromyces lactis strain NRRL Y-1140 chromosome F complete sequence genome encodes:
- the SMF3 gene encoding putative divalent metal ion transporter SMF3 (highly similar to uniprot|Q12078 Saccharomyces cerevisiae YLR034C SMF3 Putative metal transporter Nramp homolog homolog of SMF1 and SMF2): protein MLILSRVFERNHVEILRKFMKFVGPGIMVSVAYMDPGNYSTSVSGGAQFKYKLLFITFISNIFAIVLQCLCIKLGTITGLDLAENCRRHFSKRVNYILYGFAEVAIIATDLAEVIGAAVALNILFNIPLLWGVLLTVFDVLLILLFYRPDEHSMKRVRAFETFVGILVGATVICFAIELFKISVPSKLEVFKGFIPNPIIFKEQQAMYISLGILGATVMPHSLFLGSSLVKPRVFDYDLKKYGKIKEQPSVGAIEYTLRYSYAELIVSLFFIATFVNAAILIVAGATLYGQPDAEDADLLSIYELLSHYVSPAAGLVFALAMLFSGQSAGVICTMAGQIVSEGFLEWSLEPWVTRLLTRLIAIVPCFLVTAFLGEKGVSSILNLSQVVLSLILPIVSAPLIYFTMNHKIMTVVDVDSAPASADSTEESRLLSKGVKSIDYTNGRLLSISSFVIWLTIGSLNCYLVFSYLMGADVHF, encoded by the coding sequence ATGCTTATACTATCTCGTGTATTCGAGAGGAAccatgttgaaattttgagGAAGTTTATGAAGTTTGTCGGACCTGGGATCATGGTCAGTGTTGCATACATGGACCCTGGGAACTATTCTACTAGTGTGTCAGGTGGTGCACAATTTAAATACAAATTGTTGTTCATCACATTCATTTCAAACATATTTGCGATTGTCTTGCAATGCCTCTGCATCAAGCTAGGTACAATCACTGGTTTGGATTTAGCTGAAAACTGCCGTCgtcatttttcaaagcGTGTTAATTATATTCTATACGGGTTTGCAGAAGTTGCAATTATCGCAACAGACTTGGCGGAAGTGATTGGTGCTGCCGTTGCATTAAATATCTTGTTTAACATTCCCTTGTTATGGGGTGTGCTGTTGACCGTTTTTGATGTGTTGCTGATACTTCTGTTTTACAGGCCAGATGAACATTCCATGAAACGGGTCCGGGCGTTCGAAACTTTTGTTGGGATTTTAGTTGGAGCGACAGTTATTTGTTTCGCTattgaattgttcaagataTCCGTACCAAGCAAGTTAGAGGTGTTCAAAGGCTTCATTCCAAATcccatcatcttcaaagaacaaCAAGCGATGTATATCTCTTTAGGTATTCTTGGTGCTACTGTGATGCCTCATTCCTTATTTTTGGGTTCCTCTCTCGTAAAACCAAGGGTTTTCGATTACGACTTAAAAAAATACGGTAAAATTAAGGAACAACCTTCAGTAGGTGCCATTGAGTACACGTTGCGATATTCGTACGCTGAATTGATAGTGTCGTTGTTTTTCATCGCCACTTTCGTCAATGCTGCCATTTTAATAGTCGCTGGTGCGACTTTATATGGGCAACCCGATGCAGAGGATGCTGATTTACTCTCTATTTATGAATTATTGTCCCATTATGTGTCTCCAGCTGCTGGGCTCGTATTTGCATTGGCAATGCTCTTTAGTGGTCAATCAGCAGGTGTCATTTGTACCATGGCAGGTCAAATTGTATCAGAAGGGTTTTTAGAGTGGTCACTTGAACCTTGGGTGACTCGTCTATTGACAAGGTTGATAGCCATCGTACCCTGTTTCTTAGTTACGGCTTTCTTGGGAGAAAAGGGGGTATCTAGTATTCTAAACTTGAGTCAAGTGGTTCTCTCATTGATTTTACCAATCGTTTCTGCTCCTTTGATTTACTTCACTATGAATCATAAAATTATGACCGTTGTGGATGTGGATTCTGCACCCGCATCTGCAGACAGTACTGAAGAAAGTAGATTATTATCGAAAGGCGTTAAGTCCATTGACTACACCAATGGAAGACTGTTGAGCATCAGTTCATTTGTTATATGGTTGACAATTGGTTCATTGAATTGTTATCTTGTATTTTCATACCTCATGGGAGCGGACGTGCATTTTTAA
- the RSC58 gene encoding Rsc58p (similar to uniprot|Q07979 Saccharomyces cerevisiae YLR033W RSC58 Remodels the structure of chromatin complex 58KDa subunit; Chromatin Remodeling Complex subunit): MVELLKENFFQNLLTVLKGASSKCRALDERFPKEFYEPDPTHIYDSYVKFLRAKFDENPDIKIAEDIDSISISDKFASGDYQKHEDSVYRIYHDIKLVCSILIHYYSQGTRSYQMVDKFYKFAAELILRECYRVGAKLVGDFAADIDFKESDFSKTISNDFLKISQVYQLPVTETYHTQTKEGHLFSSVITRSVLDQRPKEVPYEECEIVKIIPQATSQPANRLGFVAANTSNVPDPTISPTEIMTSFLHPNWYPLPTTKWLEYGDYQSFAPSISEFKSVTDCSRKGDIWLEKVGYKSWLEIESKKRGAAEAEDKNVEDEKIKDEGIEDQKVEEANDSIGSDNQKKESNENDEEQNVATDEEQDTNEEGDEVIVTTEPAGPVNINLKNLYDWQPSHEIHDEDITAFEQGEQQRLLTEILLKLKACKSRRVKLNKISKPTSEEVSLYHRAQNILKEALLSKQIVTSPKLHEKHFPVLQTNYAGSVPVVKTISTRKKKSKKVMQ; this comes from the exons ATGGTAGAGCTGCTAAAAGAGAATTTTTTTCAGAACTTACTAACTGTTTTAAAAGG TGCATCTTCGAAATGCAGAGCTTTAGATGAAAGGTTTCCTAAAGAATTCTACGAGCCTGATCCAACACACATATACGATTCTTACGTGAAGTTTCTAAGGGCCaagtttgatgaaaatcCAGATATCAAAATAGCAGAAGATATTGATTCAATTTCCATATCTGATAAATTTGCTAGTGGAGATTACCAGAAGCATGAAGATTCTGTTTATCGGATTTACCATGATATTAAATTAGTATGCTCCATTTTAATTCACTACTACTCTCAAGGAACGAGGTCGTACCAAATGGTCGACAAATTCTACAAATTTGCAGCAGAATTGATTCTAAGGGAATGTTATAGAGTTGGAGCCAAACTGGTGGGAGACTTCGCGGCAGACATTgacttcaaagaaagtgatttttcaaaaaccaTTTCCAATGATTTCCTTAAAATTAGTCAAGTTTATCAGCTCCCCGTTACTGAAACTTACCATACGCAGACAAAGGAGGGACATTTGTTCAGTTCGGTGATAACGAGGTCAGTACTTGATCAGAGGCCAAAGGAAGTACCATACGAGGAATGTGAAATTGTGAAAATTATTCCTCAAGCAACATCCCAACCAGCCAATAGATTGGGATTCGTAGCAGCTAACACTTCCAATGTTCCTGATCCAACAATTTCTCCTACAGAAATCATGACCTCCTTTCTGCATCCGAATTGGTACCCGCTACCCACTACTAAATGGTTGGAGTATGGCGACTATCAATCTTTTGCTCCGAGTATCTCGGAGTTCAAGTCTGTAACAGATTGTTCCCGTAAAGGAGACATATGGTTGGAAAAGGTCGGATACAAAAGCTGGTTAGAAATAGAATCGAAGAAGAGAGGGGCTGCGGAAGCAGAAGATaaaaatgttgaagatgaaaaaataaaggatGAGGGTATTGAAGATCAAAAGGTTGAGGAAGCAAATGACAGTATCGGATCTGACAACCAAAAAAAGGaatcaaatgaaaatgatgaagagcAGAATGTTGCCACGGATGAAGAGCAAGATACAAATGAGGAGGGAGATGAAGTAATAGTGACAACGGAGCCAGCTGGACCTGTCAATattaatttgaaaaatctttATGACTGGCAACCTAGCCATGAGATAcatgatgaagatataaCGGCTTTTGAGCAAGGTGAACAGCAAAGGTTATTGACAGAGATATTGCTAAAGCTAAAGGCATGTAAATCGAGAAGGGTCAAGCTGAACAAGATATCAAAACCAACAAGTGAGGAAGTTTCCCTTTATCATAGAGCACAGAACATCTTGAAAGAAGCTCTACTTTCTAAACAGATTGTGACATCTCCAAAATTGCACGAGAAACATTTCCCAGTCCTTCAGACTAATTATGCCGGATCAGTTCCTGTCGTCAAGACCATATCGACtagaaaaaagaaaagtaaGAAAGTTATGCAGTGA
- the ECM16 gene encoding ATP-dependent RNA helicase ECM16 (similar to uniprot|Q04217 Saccharomyces cerevisiae YMR128W ECM16 Essential DEAH-box ATP-dependent RNA helicase specific to the U3 snoRNP predominantly nucleolar in distribution required for 18S rRNA synthesis), giving the protein MGTYRKRWNEKARAGQMSKLKELKRVRNRQFTRALENSSDADSEEGNSSEDEHHESPDHQEDTNAAVLKPMTEEEKQEKKRKLEELFTPKETKVSRTKKKRLEKFIEHQLKREEKKVLIEKLQDYKIDTKLLTSSKILGQGRQTKRQGIEEALKLERNGRGDETTREILYDETEVRDWYQDHPETRPSQESTAENCNSDSDETDHTSSDHPISANTGGFIDNRPSKFGGSGFGFGFGNAKVVNKRASKKRYNWKQKVEQEERRRRKLDDDQDFESDESESEEHSSTAESEPDESESNSNADSHSDDESSESDGEERSDSEIAQCRNVSSSVAQEFKEWANQEIKKLEGRDVEMVMPSSNIKVDRTERPEDFEDGLKADEFNVNENSTRKAFYVKVRRSDAVQAVRSALPVFAEEHRIMEAIHHNDVVIICGETGSGKTTQVPQFLYEAGYGNSSSTDTPGMIGITQPRRVAAVSMAGRVTNEMGDHGEYVGYQIRFDSSTKDKTRMKFMTDGVLLREMMNDFRLSKYSSIIIDEAHERNINTDILIGMLSRCVSLRAKEHATDPAKYKKLKLIIMSATLRVSDFSENPTLFPVSPPVLKVDARQYPVAVHFNRRTAYNYAEEAFRKTCKIHQRLPPGAILVFMTGQQEITHMVKRLRKEFPFPKKHQTLIQNDHIPTVKIDAKTADVEAEDIDFSVRVREEQEFDDCLLSDEEDIEDKEEDEEEGFEETLEEGQTDRDPLYVLPLYSLLPTKEQMKVFLDPPPNSRLCVVATNVAETSLTIPGVRYVVDCGRSKERKFDENNGVQSFEIDWISKASAGQRSGRAGRTGPGHCYRLYSSAVFERDFEQFSKPEILRMPVESIVLQMKSMAVHNIVNFPFPTPPERPALMKSIKLLQHLGALDSNERITDDGKAMSLFPLSPRFSKMLLVGNESDCLKYVVTIVSALSVGEPFLSEQELGIMDTVPKTQDEGQLDDYPDHEAEERKRLLRSKYVKSKIRFSKLDKFSDVFRLLSAVSALDFIPKDQHSSFMEKNFLRAKTVEEIMKLRKQVMFIIRSVTSRENVAVNVKDEDLKSSIPTDVQIKLLKQMITAGFIDQVAVRADQLFPEDVTINKTNIFNIPYVPVLAEKTSSLDDIFVYIHPTSILNNSGEQPPKYLVFQSLHVNKNNEKAKTRMKSLCDIKSTPLANVARKGSLLTYGKPITGQGLKPIDLSPTERFCYVVPRFGSCNDSDIKIGWELNPIPVHQEKEKGVWTVKKFLTPKAFKNYQASKRP; this is encoded by the coding sequence ATGGGTACCTATAGGAAGCGCTGGAATGAGAAAGCACGCGCGGGTCAGATGTCTAAGTTGAAGGAGTTGAAGAGAGTAAGGAATAGGCAGTTCACCCGTGCACTTGAAAATTCTTCCGATGCTGATTCTGAAGAAGGTAATTCatctgaagatgaacatCATGAATCACCCGATCATCAGGAAGATACGAACGCTGCTGTATTGAAACCCATGACGGAGGAAGAgaaacaagagaaaaagCGTAAATTGGAAGAGCTATTCACACCTAAGGAAACGAAGGTCTCTAggacgaagaaaaaaaggttAGAGAAGTTCATCGAGcatcaattgaaaagagaggagaaaaaagttttgatagaaaaacTTCAGGACTATAAAATTGATACTAAGCTTTTGACAAGTTCTAAGATTTTGGGACAAGGAAGGCAAACTAAGAGGCAAGGGATTGAAGAAGCCCTCAAAttagaaagaaatggacGTGGTGATGAAACTACCAGGGAAATTCTTTACGATGAAACTGAGGTAAGGGATTGGTATCAAGATCATCCAGAAACTAGGCCCAGTCAGGAAAGCACAGCTGAAAATTGCAATTCGGATAGTGATGAAACGGACCATACCAGTTCAGATCACCCTATTTCGGCAAATACTGGGGGATTTATTGATAATAGACCCAGTAAATTTGGTGGGTCaggttttggttttggatTCGGTAATGCAAAGGTGGTGAATAAAAGGGCCTCGAAGAAAAGGTATAACTGGAAGCAAAAGGTAGAGCAAGAAGAACGTAGAAGGCGTAAACTGGATGATGATCAGGATTTTGAATCTGACGAAAGTGAATCAGAAGAACATTCATCCACTGCAGAAAGTGAACCTGATGAGAGTGAATCTAATAGTAATGCTGATAGTCACAGCGATGATGAGTCGAGTGAGTCTGACGGCGAGGAAAGATCGGATTCAGAAATAGCGCAGTGCAGAAACGTAAGTTCTTCAGTTGCCCAAGAATTTAAAGAGTGGGCAAATCAGGAAATTAAAAAGCTTGAAGGTAGAGATGTAGAAATGGTTATGCCTTCCTCCAACATCAAGGTCGATAGGACCGAGAGACCTGAAGACTTTGAAGATGGACTCAAAGCAGATGAATTTAATGTGAACGAAAATTCAACACGTAAGGCTTTTTATGTCAAGGTACGGAGATCTGATGCTGTTCAAGCTGTGAGAAGCGCACTACCTGTTTTCGCCGAGGAACATAGAATTATGGAAGCTATCCATCATAATGACGTTGTAATCATTTGTGGTGAAACTGGTTCAGGTAAAACGACACAGGTACCGCAGTTTCTTTACGAGGCAGGATATGGTAATTCGTCCTCAACTGACACGCCTGGGATGATTGGAATAACACAACCTAGAAGAGTGGCCGCTGTCTCTATGGCTGGACGTGTTACTAATGAGATGGGTGATCATGGCGAATATGTAGGATACCAAATTCGGTTCGATTCTTCTACCAAGGATAAAACAAGAATGAAATTTATGACTGATGGTGTTTTGCTAAGAGAGATGATGAACGATTTTAGACTTTCTAAATACTCTTCTATCATTATCGATGAAGCTCACGAGAGGAACATCAATACAGATATTTTGATTGGTATGTTAAGTCGTTGTGTCAGCTTACGTGCTAAGGAGCATGCAACTGATCCGGCTAAGTACAAAAAACTTAAACTAATTATCATGTCTGCCACCTTGAGAGTATCAGATTTTAGTGAAAACCCTACTTTATTCCCTGTTTCTCCACCTGTCTTAAAGGTCGACGCCAGGCAGTATCCAGTGGCTGTACATTTCAATCGTAGAACAGCTTATAACTATGCTGAAGAGGCTTTCAGGAAGACGTGTAAAATACATCAAAGGTTGCCTCCTGGTGCTATCTTGGTTTTTATGACAGGACAGCAAGAGATCACGCACATGGTAAAAAGGTTAAGAAAAGAGTTTCCTTTCCCCAAGAAACATCAAACTCTCATTCAAAATGACCACATACCTACAGTGAAAATAGATGCCAAAACTGCAGATGTAGAAGCTGAAGATATCGACTTCAGTGTCAGAGTTAGAGAGGAACAAGAATTTGACGATTGTTTACTCTCTGATGAGGAAGATATTGAGGACAAAGAAGaggacgaagaagaaggttttgaagaaacactTGAAGAAGGTCAGACGGATAGAGATCCACTATATGTTCTTCCTCTTTACTCGCTATTGCCCACCAAAGAGCAAATGAAGGTCTTCCTTGATCCCCCACCAAACTCCAGATTATGTGTTGTTGCTACTAATGTGGCAGAAACATCATTGACCATACCGGGAGTAAGATACGTCGTTGATTGTGGTAGatcaaaggaaagaaagtttgatgaaaataatgGTGTTCAGAGTTTCGAAATTGACTGGATTAGCAAAGCTTCTGCTGGCCAAAGAAGTGGTAGAGCAGGGCGTACAGGGCCTGGTCATTGTTATCGTTTATACTCCTCTGCAGTTTTCGAAAGAGATTTTGAGCAGTTTTCTAAGCCTGAAATTTTAAGAATGCCTGTGGAGAGTATAGTTTTGCAAATGAAGAGCATGGCTGTTCATAATATTGTGAATTTTCCATTCCCTACCCCACCCGAAAGACCAGCTTTGATGAAGTCAATAAAGCTCTTACAACACCTAGGTGCACTCGACAGTAATGAAAGAATCACTGATGATGGTAAAGCAATGAGTTTGTTTCCGCTAAGTCCAAGATTTTCTAAAATGCTGCTTGTTGGTAATGAAAGCGACTGTTTGAAATATGTTGTTACCATTGTCAGTGCCCTTTCAGTAGGTGAGCCGTTTTTATCTGAACAAGAGCTTGGTATCATGGATACTGTGCCCAAGACACAAGATGAAGGACAATTAGATGACTATCCTGATCACGAAGCtgaggaaagaaaaaggctATTGCGCTCCAAGTATGTTAAAAGCAAAATTAGATTTAGTAAGCTTGATAAATTCAGTGATGTTTTCCGTCTTTTAAGTGCAGTATCTGCGTTGGATTTCATTCCAAAGGATCAGCACAGTTCtttcatggaaaaaaatttcttAAGGGCAAAAACCGTAGAGGAGATTATGAAGTTGAGAAAGCAGGTGATGTTCATCATCAGGTCAGTTACTTCGAGAGAAAATGTAGCTGTAAATGTTAAAGACGAAGACTTGAAGAGCTCGATCCCCACCGatgttcaaatcaaattaCTCAAGCAAATGATCACAGCAGGATTTATCGACCAGGTGGCCGTTCGCGCAGACCAGTTATTCCCGGAAGACGTTACTATCAACAAAACcaacattttcaatatccCTTATGTTCCAGTCCTTGCTGAGAAaacatcttctttggaTGATATCTTTGTTTATATTCATCCAACCTCAATTCTCAACAATTCTGGCGAGCAACCTCCGAAATACTTGGTTTTCCAATCACTACATGtcaataaaaataatgaaaaggCGAAAACAAGGATGAAGTCTCTTTGTGACATTAAAAGCACGCCATTGGCTAACGTTGCAAGAAAGGGCTCGTTACTCACTTACGGAAAACCAATCACTGGACAAGGTTTGAAACCTATTGATTTATCGCCAACAGAAAGATTCTGCTATGTTGTTCCTAGATTTGGATCTTGCAATGATAGCGACATCAAGATTGGTTGGGAACTCAATCCTATCCCTGTTcatcaagagaaagagaaaggtGTATGGACGGTCAAGAAATTCCTTACTCCAAAAGCATTTAAAAACTATCAAGCTTCGAAAAGACCCTAG
- the SAS2 gene encoding histone acetyltransferase (similar to uniprot|P40963 Saccharomyces cerevisiae YMR127C SAS2 Histone acetyltransferase (HAT) catalytic subunit of the SAS complex (Sas2p-Sas4p-Sas5p) which acetylates free histones and nucleosomes and regulates transcriptional silencing member of the MYSTacetyltransferase family) has translation MVPKPDKHNSSTEDEEIYGILDKPNIRHVQFGLNKRFATWYGSNVYFGRNKRTLGFKESNNEHTAKQSPTEKKFEDQYWIDTLYVCEYCFKYTDDEAELIAHECFCRYKNKPPGRIKYRSPEYTIRRVKGSKHEVFCQCLCLFTKLFLDNKSVYFKVKHFEFYIVYENNSTVPMAFFSKDLYSYHQNNLACILVFPPYQRRRLGTLLIEFSYTLSRCQGLISGPEVPLSPFGLIGYLKFWSFSIVWQLTEGNLKDVAQVTLKDLSEATGFRINDIIQALKYLDCLSDSEIRLNIIRSWARRNKVSHGFMIKDEYLLLDD, from the coding sequence ATGGTTCCCAAACCTGATAAGCACAACAGCTCAAcagaggatgaagaaatatatgGTATTCTTGACAAGCCTAATATTAGGCACGTCCAATTTGGCTTGAATAAAAGATTTGCAACTTGGTACGGGAGTAATGTTtattttggaagaaataaGAGGACCTTGGGCTTCAAGGAATCGAACAATGAGCACACCGCAAAACAAAGCCCtactgaaaagaagtttgaaGATCAGTATTGGATTGATACCCTATACGTATGTGAATATTGTTTCAAGTACactgatgatgaagcaGAGTTAATCGCACATGAGTGCTTTTGCCGATATAAGAATAAGCCACCCGGTAGAATAAAATACAGAAGCCCCGAATACACTATACGAAGGGTAAAAGGTTCTAAGCATGAAGTTTTCTGCCAATGCTTATGTCTATTTACTAAGCTATTTCTTGATAACAAGTCTGTCTACTTCAAAGTTAAGCATTTCGAATTCTATATTGTGTATGAGAACAATTCTACAGTACCGATGgcatttttttcaaaagacTTATATTCCTACCACCAAAATAACCTTGCATGTATTCTTGTCTTTCCGCcctatcaaagaagaagattggGTACTCTCTTGATTGAGTTTTCCTACACTTTATCAAGATGTCAGGGTCTGATTTCGGGTCCTGAAGTTCCTCTATCTCCTTTCGGTTTAATTGGCTATCTTAAATTTTGGTCTTTCTCAATAGTTTGGCAGTTGACTGAAGgtaatttgaaagatgtggCCCAGGTCACTTTGAAGGATCTTTCCGAGGCCACTGGTTTTAGAATCAATGATATAATTCAAGCTCTCAAATATCTTGATTGTTTAAGTGATTCTGAAATAAGACTCAATATCATCCGTTCATGGGCAAGACGCAACAAGGTATCCCATGGATTTATGatcaaagatgaatatCTACTACTTGATGATTAA